Genomic window (Saccharothrix australiensis):
GACGAACCGGCGGTGAAGCCCGAGATCGCCGCGCCGGGCGTGAAGATCACCGCGGCCCGTGCCACCACCAGCGCGGGCGCGGGCGACTACGTCGAGTTCGACGGCACGTCGATGGCCGCGCCGCACGTGGCGGGCGCCGCCGCGCTGCTGGCGCAGCGCCACCCGGACTGGAGCGCGGCCCGGCTCAAGCAGGGGCTCGTCGCCTCGGCGGGCGCGGGCACGCGCGCCTGGTTCGCCACCGGCGCGGGTCGGCTCGACGTGGGCCGCGCGGTCACGCAGACCGCCTCCGCCGCGCCCGCCGCGCTCTCCTTCGGCCTCCGGCGGTTCCCGTACGGCGACCCGGTCCACGACACCGTCACCTACCGCAACGACGGGCCCGCGCCGCTCGACCTGGACCTGCGCCTCGACGCGACCGACGCCGCGGGCGCGGCGCTGCCGGCCGGGTTCCTCACCGTCGACCGGCCGAGGGTGACCGTGCCCGCCGGTGGGACCGCCACCGTGACCGTCACCCTGGACCCGTCGGTCGACGCGCCGCGCGACACCCACCTCGGCGGCGTCCTGTCGGCGACCGCCGACGGCGTCAGCCTGCGCACCCCGGTGACCGCGTACCTCGAACCGGAGATGCACACGCTCACCATCAGGACGATCGGCCGGGACGGCGACCCGACGGCGCGGGCCTACACCTACTTCGTGTCCCAGGGCGACCGTCCGGGCGGCCGACCCGTCCGCCACCCCGACGGCGTCGCCACGATCCGGCTGCCGCAAGGCCGGTACACGTTCGACACCCTGCTCTACGACGGCGAGTGGCCCACCGGCACCGAGACCATGATGGTCGCGCCGAGGATCGTCATGGACCGCGACCAGACCGTCACCGTCGACGTCCGCACGGCGAAACCCCTGTCGGTCACCGCGCCCCGGCCCGACGCGGCGCAGACCATCGCGGAGATCGGCTTCAACTACCGCGTGCGCGGCGGCGCGTGGTACATCGGCGACGTCCTGCTCGGGACCACCTACGAGCGGCTGTACGCCGGTCAGGTCGGTCCCGACGACCCGGACGGCGCGATCGCCGGCTCGGCCGGGACCGGGTTCCTGCGCAAGGACGCGAGCGGTTCGACGCGCAACTCGCCCTACGCGTACAACCTCGCGTGGCACTCGCGCCCCGGCACGTTCTTCACCGGGTTCGACCGGACGTTCACCCCGGCCGACCTCGCGACCACCGAGGCGCGCTACGCCGCCGCCGCGCCCGGTCAGCAGGCGACGGTCTACACCAGCTTCCGCGCGGCGTGGGACACGCGGGCGCGGTGGCTGGGCTTCCGGGCGGAGTTCGACCTGCCGTTCACCCGCACCGAGCACTACGCGGCGACCGAGGACGTCCAGTACGAGAAGCGCTTCCGCACCTCGGTCGACGGCGTGCCGGACGGCCTGGAGGGCCACGAGCCGTTCCGGGGCGTGGCGCCCGGCCGCACCACGAGGGAGACGTGGAACCTGGGCGTGCTCGGCCCGGCGTTCCGGCACGACCCGTCGTCGGCGTGGGAAGACGGCCCGACCATCGCGCTGTCCCGCCAGGGCGACCGGTTGTCGCTCGTGCCGTCCCTCGCGACGGACAGCAGCACCCACCTCGGCGACTACCCCACGCCGGTCGCCACCGCCGAGCTGACCCGCGACGGCGTGGTGATCGCGAGCAGCAAGCGCACGGTGCAGTTGGACGCCGACGTGCCGGCGGAGGAGGCCACGTACCGGTACTCGGTCGTCCGGGCCACGCCCGACCTGGACACCGTGTCCCGGTCGGTCGCCGTGCGGTGGACGTTCCACTCCGCCCACGTCGCCGGGGACGGGCCCCGGAACCTGCCCGTGTCGGCGGTCCGCTTCACCCCCGCGCTGGACCTGGCACAGCGTGCGCCGGCGGGGAAGGTCTTCGCGGTCCCGTTCACGGTCCAGCGCCAGCCCGACTCGGCCGCCGGGCCGACCCGGCGCCTCGACCTCCAGGTGTCCGTGGACGACGGCGTGACGTGGCGGAAGGCGTCGCACGTCCGCACCGGCGGCTCGGGCGTGGCCCTGGTGCGGAACCCCGGACCCGGCGGGTTCGTCTCGTTGCGGGCGACGGCCGAGGACACCGCAGGCAACAAGGTCGAGCAGACGATCATGCGGGCCTACCGCACGTGACGGGACACCGGTGGCGCTCCGCCCGGGTGGGCGCGGCGCCACCGGCCGCCGGCCCTCGTCGGGGCCCGGCGGACCGGGGGCGGCGGAACCGTGGGGCCGCCCCCGCTGCCGGGGGTCGTTCCCGCCTGATGGGGAGCGACTCCCGCTCGGGGGGAGGGCGGCGGGGCTCGCGCCGGGAGCCGGTGCGCCGAACCCCGTGCGGAACCGGCCTCGTGACGGGCCGCCGGACGGGTCGCTTCCGTGATGGCGTGACCACAGGGAGTAGTCCATTCGGTTGTTGTTCCGTTTCACGACCCGGCCGAGGGGTAATAGTCGGGGAACAGGCCGCTGTCGCGGACCCGCTCCCCCGGACGCGCCCGGCGGCCTCCCTGCGCGGCCGAGGGGCGGAAGGTGGTCGGACATGGGCGACAGCACACCGGGCACGCTCGTGGACCGGCACGGCGGACCGGTCGCGGAGCGGTCGACCGCCGTGCCCGGCCAGCGGCGACCTCCGGGCGTCGGTGACCGCGGTCCGATCATCGAGGCGTACGAGCGGCGGTGCGCCGCGCTGGCGAACCGGCGCGGCGCGGTCGCGGTCTCCTCCTCGACGGCGGGGTTCGAGCTGTGCTGCCGCGCGCTGGGGCTGGCCCCGGACGAGGAGGTGCTGGTGCCGGAGGTCGGCTGGCGGTCCATCGCCGCCGCCGTGCGCACGGTGGGCGCGAACCCCGGCGTCGTCCCGGTCCGGCGGGACCTCGTGGTCGAGTGGCCCGACGTGCGCGCCCGCCTGGGACCGCGCACCAGGGCGGTGGTCGTCGCGCACGTGCGCGGTCGGGCGGCGGGCGACGTCGGCCGGATCGCCGAGGGGCTCGCGGAGCGCGGTGTCGCGCTGATCGAGGACTGCTCGCAGGCGTGGGGCGCGCGTGGCCCGGAAGGCCCGGTGGGTTCGTGCGGTGTCGCGGCGTTCTTCTCCACCCGCACGCCGGGGTCCGCCGCGACCGGCGAGGGCGGTGTGGTCGTGGCGGACGACCCGGCGCTGCTCGACGCGGTGCGGCACGCGGCGGGCTACCGGGCCTCGACCGCGCCGAGGCTGGACTGGCTGCTCAACCAGCGGATCAGCGAGGCGTCGGCGGCGCGGGCGCTGCCGCGGGTCCTGCGGCTGGGGGTGGTCGTGGCCGAGCTGCGCGTCACGCAGGCCGCCGCGGCCGCCGTGCTGGCCACCGTGCCGGACGCGCGCGTCACCGCCGACGGCGCGGGCGCGTCGAACGGCGCCACCGTCGGGGTGTGGCTGCCGGGCGTCGAGCGGTCCCGCGTCGTGGCCGCGCGGCTGGGCGAGGCGGGCTTCACCGTCTGGCAGCCGGTCGACCACGACCCGGACGGGACCGGGGCGTGGCCGGTGGGTCCGCCCGCGCGCGGTCCCGTCGACGTGCGCCGCTACCTCGACATCGCCGTGCCCCGGCTCGACGGGGCCGGCCGCGCCCGGTTCCTGGGCCGGTTGCGGGAGGTGTGCGCGGGGCTGGCTGCCTGAACGGCGGCGGCCCGCCCGCTGCCCGCGACGCGACCCCGGCGCACCACGGCCTGCCGCCCGTCGGACCTCGACGCGGCACCCGCCGCCGCGCACCGGGCTCGGGTGATCCACCGCCGTCACGACCACCCCGGCGGTACGCGCCCCGAGGCGCACCGCGACCGCCGGCGTCGTGGCACTCCTCGGCGCGACGCTGTTCGCTGCGCCCGCCCACGCCGCGTCCCCCGCGTCGGGCGAGGCGTCCCTGCCACCCGAACCGGCGTCCACCCCCACCGCGACGGGACCGTCACGACCAAGGTGACGTCCGACTACGCGAAGTCCCGCGACGCCTCGGTCCGCGCCAAGGCGTGCGACGTGCGCATCGTCGATCCACTCGGGGGATGACCCGGAGCGCCGGGCGTCAGCCCCGCGCGTCGGGGTGCAGCAGCCGCTGGGGACCGGAACCACGCGTGCCCAGGCTGTCTCCGGGGTTCAGGACGTAGCAGCGCCGCAGCGACAGGCACCCGCAGCCGATGCACCCGGTCAACTCGCGCTG
Coding sequences:
- a CDS encoding S8 family peptidase, with the translated sequence MTGDRVLVSADGERVSPDPSPARPGMRFVAREVDGHRHVIPVDALPLLAEGRLDPRLFDVTLLVRDGYDRLPDLPLLVTYQDGVPAASAALDRTGLAVTAVSTAARTLAVRQGHDTALSTWDSMVADGGRALRPGVEKVWLDGMSKVSLDVSVPRVGGPAAWAAGYRGAGATIGIIDTGVDDTHPDLVGKVVERVDFTAEDDHVDYSGHGTHVASIAAGTGAAGGGRHTGVAPEARLYVAKVCPRTGGCPQSAVIRAIDWMAAKGVKVVNLSLGSGSSAGQDPVEAAVEAHPGTLFVTATGNDAGLTGSPATAPSALAVGAVDDADRPAAFSNRGTRLDEPAVKPEIAAPGVKITAARATTSAGAGDYVEFDGTSMAAPHVAGAAALLAQRHPDWSAARLKQGLVASAGAGTRAWFATGAGRLDVGRAVTQTASAAPAALSFGLRRFPYGDPVHDTVTYRNDGPAPLDLDLRLDATDAAGAALPAGFLTVDRPRVTVPAGGTATVTVTLDPSVDAPRDTHLGGVLSATADGVSLRTPVTAYLEPEMHTLTIRTIGRDGDPTARAYTYFVSQGDRPGGRPVRHPDGVATIRLPQGRYTFDTLLYDGEWPTGTETMMVAPRIVMDRDQTVTVDVRTAKPLSVTAPRPDAAQTIAEIGFNYRVRGGAWYIGDVLLGTTYERLYAGQVGPDDPDGAIAGSAGTGFLRKDASGSTRNSPYAYNLAWHSRPGTFFTGFDRTFTPADLATTEARYAAAAPGQQATVYTSFRAAWDTRARWLGFRAEFDLPFTRTEHYAATEDVQYEKRFRTSVDGVPDGLEGHEPFRGVAPGRTTRETWNLGVLGPAFRHDPSSAWEDGPTIALSRQGDRLSLVPSLATDSSTHLGDYPTPVATAELTRDGVVIASSKRTVQLDADVPAEEATYRYSVVRATPDLDTVSRSVAVRWTFHSAHVAGDGPRNLPVSAVRFTPALDLAQRAPAGKVFAVPFTVQRQPDSAAGPTRRLDLQVSVDDGVTWRKASHVRTGGSGVALVRNPGPGGFVSLRATAEDTAGNKVEQTIMRAYRT
- a CDS encoding DegT/DnrJ/EryC1/StrS family aminotransferase — translated: MGDSTPGTLVDRHGGPVAERSTAVPGQRRPPGVGDRGPIIEAYERRCAALANRRGAVAVSSSTAGFELCCRALGLAPDEEVLVPEVGWRSIAAAVRTVGANPGVVPVRRDLVVEWPDVRARLGPRTRAVVVAHVRGRAAGDVGRIAEGLAERGVALIEDCSQAWGARGPEGPVGSCGVAAFFSTRTPGSAATGEGGVVVADDPALLDAVRHAAGYRASTAPRLDWLLNQRISEASAARALPRVLRLGVVVAELRVTQAAAAAVLATVPDARVTADGAGASNGATVGVWLPGVERSRVVAARLGEAGFTVWQPVDHDPDGTGAWPVGPPARGPVDVRRYLDIAVPRLDGAGRARFLGRLREVCAGLAA